One segment of Solanum lycopersicum chromosome 1, SLM_r2.1 DNA contains the following:
- the LOC138344711 gene encoding uncharacterized protein: MAVCGISSSLHPLMPISTGEKYGFCSIKMKTLFKSQEVWELVEEGFVDLAGSDEKAEKLKEIKKKDAKALFLIQQEVHDTIFSRIAAETTSSQAWKILKKEFQDISEETVVAKVLRSLTPEFEHIVAAIEESHDLSDYTFDELMSSLKAHEERLLRKPGHKEAYSLHKREDENNQESFAEKNGDEYVRLGDKKKIQVEGEGTVSIMTNQGNAKILEDVMFVPSLSHNLLSIGQLMISGYSISFDDGVCTIKNKKSGKTIAKVPMTNNKMFPLEVSMVEKCVMVASGDDETRLWHLRYGH, translated from the exons atggcaGTGTGTGGTATTTCATCATCTTTGCATCCCCTCATGCCAATTTCTACTGGTGAAAAGTATGGGTTTTGCAGTATCAAAATGAAAACTCTTTTCAAATCACAAGAAGTTTGGGAGCTGGTGGAAGAAGGCTTTGTTGATCTAGCAGGCTCTGACGAAAAGGCAGAAAAATTGAAAGAGATCAAAAAGAAAGACGCCAAAGCTTTGTTCCTGATTCAACAAGAAGTTCATGatacaattttttcaagaattgcAGCAGAAACTACATCTTCTCAGGCATGGAAGATTTTGAAGAAGGAATTTCAAG ATATATCTGAAGAAACAGTTGTAGCAAAAGTTTTAAGGAGTCTTACTCCAGAATTTGAACATATTGTTGCTGCGATTGAGGAATCCCATGACTTATCTGATTATACTTTTGATGAACTAATGAGTTCTTTGAAAGCTCATGAAGAGAGGCTCCTAAG AAAACCAGGTCATAAAGAAGCTTATTCTTTGCATAAAAGGGAGGATGAGAATAACCAAGAAAGCTTTGCAGAGAAAAATGGTGATGAAT acgTGAGGCTTGGAGATAAAAAGAAGATTCAGGTTGAAGGCGAAGGCACTGTTAGCATTATGACCAACCAAGGTAATGCTAAAATTTTAGAAGATGTGATGTTTGTTCCTAGCCTATCTCATAATTTGCTTAGCATTGGACAACTAATGATTAGCGGGtactcaatttcttttgatgatGGTGTTTGcactattaaaaataagaaatctgGGAAAACCATTGCTAAAGTTCCAATGACTAACAACAAAATGTTTCCTTTAGAAGTTTCAATGGTTGAAAAGTGTGTTATGGTAGCTAGTGGAGATGATGAAACTAGACTGTGGCATTTGCGTTATGGTCATTAA